A genome region from Campylobacterota bacterium includes the following:
- a CDS encoding radical SAM protein has protein sequence MGDRYNIDSHKLIFHPERVAQWSEAGSDWEKLKKVYPLYVEISPYGGCNHRCTFCALDYMGYEKIGQEEQALKNALDEMAAGGVRSVMFAGEGEPLLFNPLASVVEHCSRIGIDTSITTNFVPCNTKSIETFVRHCSWIKVSFNAGTPERYAQIHQTKEDDFHRVVENLRYAVKLKREQGYTCTLGAQMLLLPENRDSAVALARLCAEIGLDYLVIKPYSQHLFSETHLYEQINYDEFMDLEAELAECNTDRFNVVFRANTMRKYTEKQHAYKKCLSTPFFWGYIASNGDVYGCSAYLGKEEFCYGNINKAGFRQIWEGEKRRLSYEYVQNGLDINGCRVNCRMDEINRYLWRLKNPQAHDNFI, from the coding sequence ATGGGTGATCGCTATAACATCGATTCGCACAAACTGATTTTTCACCCCGAACGGGTCGCGCAGTGGAGCGAGGCAGGGAGCGACTGGGAAAAGCTCAAAAAAGTTTATCCCCTTTACGTCGAAATTTCCCCCTACGGGGGATGCAATCACCGTTGTACCTTTTGCGCGCTGGACTACATGGGCTACGAAAAAATCGGTCAGGAAGAACAGGCCCTGAAAAACGCTCTTGATGAAATGGCAGCGGGAGGGGTACGCAGCGTCATGTTCGCGGGAGAGGGGGAACCGCTGCTTTTCAATCCGCTCGCATCGGTCGTCGAACACTGCAGCCGCATCGGGATCGACACCTCGATCACGACCAATTTCGTCCCCTGCAACACCAAAAGCATCGAAACGTTCGTCCGCCACTGTTCGTGGATCAAAGTCAGCTTCAATGCCGGGACGCCGGAACGTTATGCCCAAATCCACCAGACCAAGGAAGACGATTTTCACCGCGTTGTAGAAAACCTCCGTTACGCGGTCAAGCTCAAACGCGAGCAAGGATATACTTGCACCCTCGGCGCCCAGATGCTCCTTTTGCCCGAAAACCGCGACAGCGCCGTCGCCCTCGCACGGCTCTGCGCCGAGATCGGGCTGGACTATCTCGTCATCAAACCCTATTCCCAGCACCTCTTCAGCGAAACGCACCTCTACGAACAAATCAACTACGACGAGTTCATGGATCTCGAAGCCGAACTGGCCGAGTGCAATACCGACCGTTTCAACGTCGTCTTCCGCGCCAATACGATGCGCAAATACACCGAAAAGCAACACGCCTACAAAAAATGCCTCTCCACCCCGTTTTTCTGGGGCTATATCGCTTCCAACGGAGACGTCTACGGATGCAGCGCCTACCTGGGGAAAGAAGAGTTCTGCTACGGCAACATCAACAAAGCGGGATTTCGACAGATCTGGGAAGGGGAAAAACGGCGTCTGAGCTACGAGTACGTCCAAAACGGACTCGACATCAACGGATGCCGCGTTAACTGCCGGATGGACGAAATCAACCGATACCTGTGGCGGCTGAAAAACCCGCAGGCCCACGACAATTTTATTTAA
- a CDS encoding SDR family oxidoreductase, whose translation MKAIVTGGAGFIGSHMCDLLVQEGFSVTVIDNLANGRLENLSHHKDNPDVAFVQADIGDYATDLDPYFSDADYVFHFAALADIVPSINDPITYHRANVDGTIRVLEAARKANIKKLVYAASSSCYGIPDVYPTPETARIDPQYPYALTKYLGEEYVMNWGKIYGLPVISMRFFNVYGPRHRTGGTYGAVFGVFLAQLLAGKPLTVVGDGEQTRDFTFVTDVASACYAAARSEITQEIFNVGSDNTYSVNRLVELLGAEKIHIPKRPGEPDCTYADISKIKRHLGWAPKISFEEGVKIMLENIELWREAPVWDEESIQEATRDWFKYLG comes from the coding sequence GTGAAAGCAATCGTTACCGGAGGAGCCGGTTTCATCGGCTCTCATATGTGTGATCTCCTCGTCCAGGAGGGATTCAGCGTTACCGTCATCGACAACCTTGCCAACGGAAGGCTCGAAAACCTTTCCCACCACAAAGACAATCCTGACGTCGCTTTCGTACAGGCCGATATCGGCGATTATGCGACCGATCTCGACCCCTATTTCAGCGATGCCGATTACGTCTTCCACTTCGCCGCGCTCGCCGACATCGTCCCCTCGATCAACGACCCGATCACCTACCACCGTGCCAACGTCGACGGAACGATCCGCGTCCTCGAAGCGGCCCGCAAAGCGAATATCAAAAAACTCGTCTATGCCGCGTCTTCGTCGTGCTACGGCATTCCCGACGTCTATCCCACCCCTGAAACCGCGCGAATCGATCCGCAATACCCCTATGCCCTGACCAAATACCTCGGTGAAGAATACGTGATGAACTGGGGAAAAATCTACGGGCTCCCCGTCATATCGATGCGTTTCTTCAATGTCTACGGCCCCCGCCACCGCACGGGCGGAACCTACGGTGCGGTCTTCGGCGTTTTCCTCGCGCAGCTTCTCGCCGGTAAGCCCCTCACGGTCGTGGGCGACGGCGAACAGACGCGCGACTTTACTTTTGTCACCGACGTCGCCTCGGCCTGCTACGCGGCGGCGAGATCCGAAATCACGCAGGAGATTTTCAACGTCGGAAGCGACAATACGTATTCCGTCAACCGGCTCGTCGAACTCCTGGGGGCGGAAAAAATCCACATCCCCAAACGTCCGGGGGAACCCGACTGCACTTACGCCGACATTTCAAAGATCAAGCGGCATCTGGGATGGGCACCCAAAATCTCGTTTGAAGAAGGGGTAAAGATCATGCTTGAAAACATCGAGCTGTGGAGGGAAGCTCCCGTGTGGGACGAAGAGAGCATCCAAGAAGCGACCCGGGACTGGTTCAAATACCTGGGATGA
- a CDS encoding transketolase — protein MKTMKNLDAAHIRKRTIALSCRSKAGHLAPSLSCVEILGVLFRDFLSYDPSDPQSPSRDRLIFSKGHGAYAYYVILNELGFLPDFELERFYGPGASIKGCLTRNPDYMIEASTGSLGHGLPIAVGIAKAFKLQGVKNKVVCIVGDGEMQEGSNFEALTLAYRMKLDNLLVIVDANGLQAMDRVEDVGLDNPRLSKVLSSYTDFFHDLDGHDEAALREAFSPFFSGQSRGMFSIVFANTVKGKGIGFIENSIGHHFRCPTEDGYVLEDDHE, from the coding sequence ATGAAGACGATGAAAAATCTCGATGCCGCCCATATCCGCAAGCGAACCATCGCCCTCTCGTGCCGCTCCAAAGCGGGACACCTCGCCCCCTCGCTCTCGTGCGTCGAAATCCTGGGCGTGCTGTTTCGCGATTTTCTCTCCTACGATCCTTCCGATCCCCAAAGTCCTTCGCGCGACCGGCTGATCTTTAGCAAAGGACACGGGGCTTACGCTTATTACGTTATCCTCAACGAACTGGGCTTCCTCCCCGATTTCGAGCTGGAACGGTTCTACGGTCCCGGGGCGTCGATCAAAGGATGCCTCACCCGCAATCCCGATTACATGATCGAGGCTTCGACGGGCTCGCTTGGGCACGGTCTCCCGATCGCCGTCGGAATCGCCAAAGCATTCAAACTGCAGGGGGTCAAAAACAAAGTCGTCTGCATCGTCGGAGACGGCGAAATGCAGGAGGGGAGCAATTTCGAAGCGCTCACCCTGGCGTATCGGATGAAACTGGACAACCTGCTCGTCATTGTCGACGCCAACGGACTTCAGGCGATGGACCGGGTCGAAGACGTCGGGCTTGACAACCCGCGGCTCTCCAAAGTGCTCTCTTCGTATACGGACTTTTTTCACGATCTCGACGGACACGACGAAGCAGCTTTGCGTGAAGCTTTTTCCCCTTTTTTCTCCGGGCAGTCACGCGGCATGTTCTCGATCGTCTTCGCCAATACGGTCAAAGGCAAGGGAATCGGTTTCATCGAAAACTCGATCGGCCATCATTTCCGCTGTCCGACCGAAGACGGATACGTTTTGGAGGACGACCATGAGTGA
- a CDS encoding transketolase translates to MSEIATKKEVMAELYRFFRNDPQMVLLAGDMGFAVLDDFLRNHPERAFNVGICEQATVSMAMGLYLAGMRPIVYSQIPFLVMRAYEQIRYDLNEHAARVLLVGVGADNYFDKLGRSHCMDNDDLAMMRIFKNILILEPSKTTLEADIAKALSHEGPVYLRCQ, encoded by the coding sequence ATGAGTGAGATCGCAACCAAAAAAGAGGTGATGGCGGAGCTCTACCGCTTCTTTCGCAACGACCCTCAAATGGTCCTGCTGGCGGGAGACATGGGATTTGCCGTGTTGGACGATTTTCTCCGCAACCATCCCGAACGGGCCTTCAACGTCGGCATTTGCGAGCAAGCAACCGTGAGCATGGCGATGGGGCTTTATCTGGCGGGAATGCGGCCTATCGTCTACTCGCAGATTCCGTTTCTGGTGATGCGGGCTTACGAACAGATCCGCTACGACCTCAACGAACACGCCGCGCGCGTCCTCCTTGTCGGGGTCGGGGCCGACAACTATTTCGACAAACTCGGCAGAAGCCACTGCATGGACAACGACGATCTGGCGATGATGCGGATTTTCAAAAACATACTGATCCTAGAGCCTTCAAAAACGACCCTCGAGGCCGATATAGCCAAAGCACTATCCCACGAAGGACCGGTATATCTGCGATGCCAGTAA